The DNA sequence CGACCCCATGCAATGAACACAGTAGCAAGAAGCAACACTCAACACTGCACCCACAACATTCCAAAGTCACTACAACAAATCATCTACCGTAATTTACTCTGTCATTAGCTGTACAATATACTAGGTCTAGAGAATATTCTTTTGTCTTGTGTATAAATTGAGAGGCACTGCCTCATCGTAAATTGAGAGGTTTTATTCTAATATACAAGGATTCTAGCATATATCAATTAATATGGGTCCAAGAATTAGGTGTGTTTGgttggaaagaaaataaaaataaaattaaaaagaccCTATCAATTCAAGGGTAATCAAACCTCCAAGAATAAAGATAAAAGGCAACTGAGTTTGCAATAAACTTTCAAATGCCCCATTACAAATATGTTATTTatacaaaaagaaatgatatttgcgaTTTTAAGATATACAAGTCCTACGCACTCACTTTAAAAAAGTTGGTAAATctaattcatatgaaaaaattatttttttaataatagatcttacttttttttaaaaagagtataaGAAACTTACATACTTTAAAACTATAACTAACATTAGTCTTATACAAAAGTATATATGCTTAATTAATTCTATCGATCGATATATGCTTAAATTCACGGGCCTAGCTAGAGTCACAATTCCAATATCTCATTACAATATCATTTCATTACCAATGCCAGCCGCCCATTATAATATCAACCCACTACCGTTACGGCCTATTCCAAAGACAATCTGGTTCCAAAGTTTCTGACCCTCGAACATAATTAACAGTTTAATCAACACTTTTTTAAGGAATATTCATGTGTTTCATACAACATCCTTGATACTAATTTAATCAAACACATTACAAAAAAAACGGGCTTTTGCGACCAATTTATtgtaacgaaaagactattagcaaccaattttagttgctaatagtcttttcgttacaataaattggtcacaaaagcccgtttttcttgtaatgacaTATCACACTTCAACTAAAGGCTTAAATTAGTGGGTTTAGATTTACCAATATTCTATTAGTCACCCATTATTCAGATTACTTCATTCAATTACTTGAGCGTATTACTCTTCTTCGTTCtaaattttatcattctaaGTTACACGCGCTAATGTGACATATTTTAAGAGACTTAAATAACAACAAAGATACGAATGAAATGGGTGATTCTTCGAAAGTTATATCTTCTTTAAGGGCTTTACCATATAgtcttattatatatgtatacaaaTTTAATTGGGTTATAATTTCCCAAATCATGCATCTTTTAGTCCTTGCTGTAGTAATGTAAGTTTTTGTACATGATTTGCttaatgtaaattgtaataaagCATGTCATTGGAAAAAGTAGTAAAAATTTAAGACTAGACAATGTTTTGCAGAGGTGGGTGgcatataaaaaatagaaggaaaCAGAAAGGAACCTGGTCTAAAATCAAACACCAACAAAGAAAACTCTTTCCTTACCAAATCCCATTATATATGGGCAGTTTATTCTCCACTAAACTACCATACATTTGAGTTTCcaaatgaataatttataaCTCTACTTATTTTTTAGAACCATAGGCTCATCTGATCTACTAAAAAATGAGTTATGCTACTTACAGTcaattttgtgtattttttgtacatttcacttatatgattgatcaaagcagttattttatattaaaaaaaataacgcagccaatcatattaataaagtacataaagaatatgtaaaagtatctgcatataaaatttttgttaaaaatttaacTATTTGTGAATGGATCTAAttctcttttacttttttcaatagGCTGGAACTgagacctatatatatatgtatgttatttaATAATTTGGGTGATGAGTAGTGATGCCACTTTGCATGTAATTAATTAGCTTTTTGATTAGCAAAAGTTGGTGTACCTCAGAAACAATTAACCTCTAAAGTaatgaattatattataataattataatatataacccATCAATAAGATTTAACTTCCATGGAGATTTAATGCAAAAGGTTCTTATTATTCCTTTGTACATTTATCCCATCATATATAAACTCCCACAAGTGATTCAGTcttctttcatcattacttgGTCTAATATTTGTCCTCATTTTCCCTAACAATACTAGAGTTTAAAGACTAACTAGGTAATATCTTCAAAAGCCTACCACTTTCTCTGTTTCCTTTTTTCATCTACTTTTCAAACTATCGTTCAAAGGCTTGCCAATGGCACTTTTtgcttttaatctttttaatgaTTGTAGGTTTGTaatccttttgtttttgttattattaaaaattgaaattttccaAAGTCCCATAAACAACACCATTACTTTGACGCATGCTTAGGTTTTTGTCATGTTTTGTGCACTATAAGATGACCAATATTATTTCATCATGGTTAGCTTTAAATTCATGCTCCATGCATGTAGAACTTAATGCCTTTTAAATCATGAAGTAAAAACTAAAGCAAACGCTATCAACTGAATATATAATGAGTGTCAAacatgtgaaatatttaattaaatggaatAGATTGTAGAATCAAAGTTCAAATTGAGGACCTCTGCtatgataccatgtaaaatttTCACTAATCTCAAAAGGTTAAGTTGATAGaaagatgtagattttattatttattttatatattaatacatccTCATGTGTCGGCCAAACTCCCCTTCAATAGGTGGCTCaacatatgaaatatttaattaaatttgatATATAGACCTTTGTTCTGATACCATATGAAATTAcaactaattccaaaagttttagTCGATAGTAagagatagattttattatttattttatatcttaatatataGTAGCCAACAAGAAAGCATTCATACTGTAATCTGAAACTTCGTCTCTCTTTATACTTGCACAGTTGAAAGAACCTGACCAAAAAATAATCTTGCAAGTTTAAAGACTAAAGAGCATCTGAAATTCTTCCATGATTTGCGAATCATTTGCATAATAATTTGGTAAGCTTTCTTTAATAACAAAAGGCATAcagtaatttaaaatttacaaaaaaattgaattggaaGAGCATCATCTTCTGAGTTGCTCATCCCACTTGCAACTTCCAAACCTCACAAGTCACAAAAAGCACGACTTGGTGAGAGCTTTGAAATGGGTCGGGTTAAAACGGCATTTTTGGacttttagatatatatatatatatatatatatatgtatgtatgtatgtatgtatgtatgtatagttGATGGATGATCAAGGTCCACTCCTCTCCATTTGAGGCCACTAAATTCGgacagatttttttttccccattaaCTGTTTCAGGTGTTCCCCCAGTACGCTCCCATAATTATCTTCTGTTTTCCTATTTGCCAAACAAAAGCCTGATCTCAAACTTTGGCCGAGTTTAACATGCAACTTATAATTTGCAGGCGAATTACCATATCCACTGCTGTTTTGGTAATCCAATTCTGCCTGGTGCCTTCTTGTCTCAGCACCACGGCTAAAGACAGCTGATCTTGAACCAAAGGGCTAGCATGAAAAACGTACAAGAGGCTAATCAACTATAGATACACGTTCTTGAGCAACATCTGAGATTAGTAATTAAGGAATTAAGCCAAAACCAAAGGCAAAGTTTCTCCTCATCAATGACTAGGCATGCAGTAATTTTTTGTTCACCACTTGATGCGGCATATTACTATTTGCCACCATAATGGGCAGGCTGAAATGAATCCCTGCGCCAATGGGATGCTATTAAAGAGCCATTAGAATTTAGCTCCAGTGGTTATGAATGATCAATCCACCAAAACTTTCAGAAAAGGCACATAAAAAGGCCAAAAGCAatgctcagagagagagaggagatcaAAAGGGCTAGCTAAGGTTGAGTGAAGGTAGCACATTGGCtggtggaggaggagaaggTGGAGGTAGTGAATTGGGTGATGGGGATGTAGAGTGGGTGACACACCCACGTGAATGACCCACCACCCCCCCTAATAGGCACAAGTGGATGTCTTGGTTGGCTTCATATCAACGCTAACAGCCAAAATAACTCAACCACAGAGAAATAAAACCAGCATGCTCACAATCACATAACACCACCcctaaaaagtgaaaaaaagaaaagttaggATCCAGTTTAACatcattaattcatttgacAAAAGTGAACCATTTTTCCTGGTTGCCCACTAACCCTAATAACCTTTCCTCCCCTCTCTCTAATATTGCTTGTCTCTCTCTTGCTTTTGGTGGCCACTAGTACTttgccatttcttttcttttcttctctaatGCTAGtggttctctctctttctctatctctctctttctctctcttgcaGTTCTATGCTTAAACTTTATTTGAGGGGTCTGTACAGGTTAGCAGCTAAACAGGGGTAAAAGTTTTAGCATGGGGAGAGATGGACAAAGAAATTAACCAAGAAATCCCATCTCTCCTCCCTAACAATAACACCACCGCCACCAACAAGGAAGACTCTCCAATTAGGAAACcatttgctgctgctgctgctgctgcaagCAATGATAGATTGAAAAGAGATGAGTGGAGTGAAGGAGCAGTTTCAACCCTTCTTGAAGCTTATGAAGCCAAATGGGTTCTACGAAACCGAGCCAAGCTCAAGGGCCACGACTGGGAAGATGTTGCACGCCATGTTTCATCGCGTGCCAATTGTACCAAGTCCCCCAAAACACAGACTCAGTGCAAGAACAAGATCGAGTCAATGAAGAAAAGGTACCGTTCAGAGTCTTCCAGTACTGCTGATGCCTCTTCTTGGCCACTATACCCACGTCTTGACCTTTTGCTGCGTGGAAGTGGACCTTTACaagctcctcctcctcctcctcctccaccaccgCCGCCTCCGCCGCCGCCACCTCCTCCTCATCCACCTCCACCAAATGCTCCTCTAATGTTACTAGAGCCATCCCCAGCAGCGGTGCAACCGCCGCCTCCACCTCCACCGCCACCTTCACAACTTGGAGCAGCTCAAAACTCGCATGGATCCAATGGTATTGACAGAGCGGTCAAGGTCAGaggaatttttcctttttccttcaattttgtCAGTTCTAGTTGTTTCCCATGTTGCATGGCCCTCCCTTCGTACCCCTTACTTGACCAGTCCTAGCTAGTATCCCTATGCTTCATGAGCGCCTTAACTGTCATAATTAAGATCGTTTGTTGTTTTTATAGGACTCCATGAAGTTTTGAGGACTTTGAATCTTTCAATTGCAAGGGTTTAAATTCACCATCTTCTTGTTGGTAATCTTTTTTCAGACAATTGGCAGTCTATCATCGCCTTAAAACATGCGGCGCTGTTTTGAATCTGGAATTTTATttggatgaaaaaaatttacGGACTCTCTTAGCAGAAAGCCGAAGTAAACCAAGTTTCCAAGGATCCTTAATTAGATGGAACTGATGTTCAACTGATATTTGGTAAATTTAATGAAGTATAATCTTTCATGTTAACAGGAAGATGAAGCAGGAACCAAATTATCCGACCAAGTATCCGACAAGAACCGTATGGAAACAGATAGCAGCACACCTGCCCTTTATAGTGACAAGGACAAGACAAGGTCCAAAAGGATGAAAAcgaaaatggaaaagaagaagaagcgaaGGAAGGAGGAAATGGAGATAGCCGAAAGCATACGATGGCTAGCAGAAGTAGTGGTGAGGTCAGAGCAAGGAAGGATGGAGACGATGAGGGAAATAGAGAGGATGAGAGTTGAGGCCGAGGCAAAGAGAGGAGAAATGGATCTCAAAAGAACAGAGATTCTTGCTAATACCCAGTTGGAGATTGCTAGACTCTTTGCAGGCATAGGCAAAGGTGTCGATTCTTCATTGAGAATTGGAAGAAGTTGATGAGAATTCTAAAGTATCATGTATGTATAGATTATTGACATGTATTAACActgaaaaaggaatcaaaagaaGGGAGCTTTCTAGAGATGAAAGTCTTGAAGGTGATCTAAGTTGTAATATTAGGATAAATGTTTAAAGAATCACATGGTAGGTAAGGTAACATCTTTACCTCATTCTACTGTTCCCTTTCTCTAAGCAATGCAGTACTGTTTCTTCAGGGAAATTGAGGTATATGTCATAGCTTCATAGTATTGACTGATAAGCACCATAACTTACATATCAAGTCTCATGTTAAGTGTTAATCCACTAAGAGGGGATAAGAACAATGATTAATTACtagtatttcttaaaaaaaagaaaaaaaaaagacttaatTCAAATATTGTACACAATTTAAAGAGATACAGACATAATATATAAACTTTGTCATGATTATTGCTTTAGTCTATATTGTCCGTGAACAACATTTAGTTTTGGTGGAGGGGATCTCGCGGTGGAAGACGCAGGGGATGAAGATGAAGGGCGGCGGCTCTTAGTCGAAAACGATGAAACCCTAAGGACAAGGGCCGGGGCGAACCTTCACGGGCTGGGGGAGATACGGGTCGGCAGGGGAAGATACAGAATGTGGTGGGGAAACCCTAACGGGTTTGGGCCCCCACAAGCTTTCAATATGGGCTTTTGTCTCGGACTGGCTATTTGTTCTTACAGCCCATAAGCcagtttttttgtatttgttagTTTAGCTTAGTTTTAGTAGTTAAAAGTAGACTTGAGTCCCACTCCTCTTTTGAGAGGAAGAATGTGGGTTTTAGTCctactcctcctttggaggaaggtaggtgtttgtactcttcctccttgggaggagagagtgtggtggtactcctcctccttgggaggatggagcgtgggtgtacctttcttctttggaagaaaggtcGTTTAGCTCTGTTTTGACAGAGTGCTTTCTCTTCTAACTGTTGTTAGGAGAGAAGGTgaagaagtttagacaatgtccgtcacaaagaaatttgttgacggggaagctcctgagcagttgcgttagttgacttataatctggttctcctgtattattaagtcacagttgtaacttcgttttattaatgaatgcaatgaagcattttccttcaaaaaaaaaaaaaaaaagctaaggCTGTTTGGAcagtaagataagatgagatagttttacatgaaagttgaataaaatattgttaaaatattattattattttataatttgtaaaagttgaattgtttatgattttatgaGATGGTTTATGAATCCAAACAATCCCTTAATGTTATGCACTTCATATGCTATGTCTTTGTCTCTCTTCAAATAGTCATTTAtatgcaacaaaagaaaataacaaaacttgCATTCAAAATGCAATTTAAATTTGTGTATTGGTTGATTATTAGGGGAGTAGTTGTTTTCATATGCCTATCGAAAAGATATAAGAGTAGTTCAAAAACCACGTCACCCAACCTACAAGttgttaaaaaaatcaaatcccgCCGTCTATTCCAAGAAAGGACATCATGTTAGAGTTTATCCCTATCAAAGTTTACCCCTatgaattatattaattaaataaccgtataaattaaatatttttagttgAAAATTAATAAAGGATTAAAGAGTTTTATGAAATAATGACTTgactcaaaaaaattaaaaaataattacttttcgTGTTTCGAATATATCTTAAACATGGGATTTGTTTCAATTCTTATCGGTTAAAATTGCAGGAAAAACATCTTGACATTGTGTAAAAAGattcaagaaaataaagtaaatcACATGACATAAAAATTTACGTAATTCAGCAACATGTCTACATTCACGAAattatagatgattttattattttgaaaaatggcaaAATACATTGTTCTAGACCGACTATGTTGTTTATAATAAACATATGTACATGGTTGTATGGAAGAAATTCTAATTTTGCAATTACTGGGTTATTCACTCAAGCGAGCCTTAAGTGATCTCTCTGCCTAATATTTGCTCGAGTGAGAGTTGAGCAAACTTTATCTCTTTGCCTAAATTTCGCTCAAGCAACCTATCGTACGAACATCAAACGAACTTTTGCTTCGACTTGGGTCTATCTGTCCAAACTACGCTCCATGGACCAAGCCTTACGGGAAatccattcaaaaaaataacataacgAATCATTATCGAGTCGAGTCATCAAATCAGGTCGCCACAAGAATAAATTAGGCTTCACAAACTTAACACTTGCAAATTAATGTTCCCCCACTAATAGCAACATAGCCTTTCCCATTTGTTAATTTCCtttggaaagagaaaaaagataatttaaacgaggaaaaaaggccaaaaaaataaaataaagaagaagaaattaaatattGGTTCCAAAGAGGACTACAAATCTTCGGAGTCCCAAACACAAGAGCAACATCTCCCGCTAGATTCTGTTTTCCCAAATCCAAGCCCAGAATCAGTAAAACCCTCtcctagcattcacattggtttaggcatatgcatatgtaaaatcacatcttttgaaGATCCAATTTGCCATACAAGCAAAATTTCTACATTGgcttatgcaaatttgagacaaaataataataaaatattatcattttattttattttttttgcttttttttaatagggtttgatattcaaatatgtaaaatatttaagtaaaatattttttagagagtgaatgagtaaaatatatagtaaaatatttaaaggtaaaatatgtagaaagagagtgggaggagagaaaaagaatgaataaaatatgttttggagagtgaatagtagatctttAAACATGTAAATGTACTGTTCATAgctatgcaaatatttgaagatgcataatctaatatagatgaatttaggctcatattatacaaatatgactttgcatatgcatatgcatagaccaatgtgaatgctctaagccCTCTCTGTCATTCTCCCAAAAACTAAAAGGTCTCTCCAAATCCACACGACACCTCATAGACATCTCCCATCCTCTCATGGCATTACCCATCGCCTCTTCACTTTTCTCTTCCGCACTCCGCCTTGAGAACCCACCGTCAAAACTCACTCTTTTCCATTACCTCAACTACCAAGAACACACCTTTCTCACTCTCAACACTCCCTAGAAAATTGCTTTGTCAACCGCCTCATGGCAAGTATGTCAGAGAAGACGATCTTGCGGTATATTTCCCACAAAAGAAAACCCCATTTGAGTTTTATCATAATTTGTTTGcgtttttgttccttttttccTCCTTTTTAACTACCAAGTTTTCGTTTGTTTTCTCGCTTGGATTTTAACTTGACTGCTCGTCTTGCTTACGAAGAAAATGTTAGCATATAGAGAATTTATGGAGTTGTAGAAAGATAAATTCTTGGTTTCGACTATTGAGATTAGATTCTTTGGGAAGTTTAAAGTGTCAGATTTCTCTTGGCATCCAAATTGTGCGTCAAGTTTAATGTATGCGCTTTTTTATTTGGGCGAGCAGAAGAAATTGTCTGCCGACGAAGTTCAGGAGCTGGTAAAGGGAGAAAGAAATGTACCTCTTATTATTGATTTCTATGCAACATGGTGTGGGCCCTGTATTTTAATGGCTCAAGTACTCGAAATGGTATTgcttttttaagaaattctaGTGGTATCTCTAGTGCCATGCGTGCAATTTATAATGATCATATGCTTGACTGCTTAAACTGTTCTAATTTTAATTTCCATTCAAATCAGTTGTTGTGTAGATTTTCCCTTTCCTCTCGATCTTCATGAGGCTTCATACATATATTTTTGGTAGAGAATACTTTGTAAAATCCACAGAGACTGTACCCTCAAGGGGGAGGGGAGGAGGCTATTTGCAATACTCCACTAGTAGCTTGATTCTGAGGAATTGATGCTTTTTATATTCTTCTGTGATGGCTTGACATTTTGACGGGCTGGTCTACTTCAGTCTTTGAACAGTGGGAAATGGCTGTTGGTGGATTCTCAAATTGGTACTACAGGCCTTTTGTATGTGATTTGGAGGGTgcaaaaaagatattttaatgcCATTAAgttaatgtttttttatataaatttgaacTAGTTTTTCAGCAGGGATTGAATACTTAGAATGTTGTGCCTCAGGTGTCCATGAGTTGGTTTGTATCCTTGAATTTGGTGCATAAATGATAACTAGGATAATTGATGGAGGTGCTGATGATAGCATTTTCAGAATTGTGTACTATggctacttataaaaaagaaaaagaattgtgTACTATGGCTGTTCGTTATCATTATGAAGGAATGTTTTGGATATCTCTTCATTTTGTAAAGATTGCAGTTTCTAATTTTCACTCTTAAATGATTTAGAATGGCTTCATATTAGgcatttcttttcatatgggcTTTTTCCTTTCTAGTTTAATGAACTTTGAGATGGGATGCTGTGAAAAAGGATAGCAGATGTTATAGGATGGATGGATAAAAGCCAACACGATGTCCTGCCTTCCTAGAAGGTTTAAAAGGTCATGTGAATATCTCGAGGAGGTTTTTCAGATATTGAGAGGTTGATTTTTAATTTCTGAACATTCATAAATTCTTTAGCACGCCACTAATGCTGAGTTCTGGACTTGAATTTACAGACGCTACATAACTCCAACTATATCTATCAAATATTTTGGGTAACGTGCAATTACTTCGAGAAAGACGTTGCTACAGATTTAGGAACACAACAAAACAGATCATCTTACcccttatataattttatatgttttattggGTCAGTATCTTTTGTTTTCCCATACCTATGTCCCTTGTCCTACTTGTGCGCTTCTCATATTGAATATCAATTTTAGCAATTTTTCTGAAGTTTTTTAAATCTATAGCAGGTCTTAATCTTCTGTCCTTGACATCTTCATTGCTCAAAAATTTGACTCACGTTACTAGTTTCTTTGTTGTATGGCATATTGGCTAATGATGCTGATCTGATATGCTACATTATtggaaattttagaattttactTTATGTGATATGAATGACGTGTGGCTAGCCTATTTATTCCTAGAAAGCATTCTCTTgaacagaaaaaacaaaataatcttCCATTTTGGAGTATCATTTGTTGACAGTAATGCTGTCATCATCATTTCGAGAATCTCTGCTCCAGATTGAtggcttaatttttttttttttttttttttgggggggggggggggggggggggggggcagccTTTTTGTGCTTTGTTCTGTTGCAAAATAATCCAAACGCGTTATGTTGCTTTTGGGTCATTTTTTAAACCAATACATTGATTGCTCTCAAGAGAAATCCTCACTGTAGTATGATTTGATTTGGCATCTGCAAACTGGTGAGTAATGCTTGCATTTGAATCTTGTCACAGCTTGCTGTGGAGTATGAGAACGATGCATTGATTGTTAAGGTTGATACAGATGATGTGTTTGAATTTGCACGTGACATGCAGGTAACCATTTGCCTTTCTGAGTGCAGCTAATTGAATTGTATACATACTGTACCATTGTTGTGTCCTAGTCTCAATGGTTAATTCTCTGTATACATTGAGCTCCTTTTGTCTCAGGTACGAGGGCTGCCAACACTGTTTTTTATCTGTCCAGATTCAAATAAAGATGCAATCCGGACTGAAGGGCTTATTCCAATACAGATGATGCGGGATATAATAGATAATGAGATGTGAAGGATCTAGCAAAACATTATTTTGCCGCTAGACAGATTTCGAGAGCCCTGGCTTTTAGGGGTGGTAATGGTATATATATTCCTTTACTCGCCTAAATTCGAGTTTTGCAATTTATGTGGCTGAGATGCTGCCTTTGATAGATGCAGGAATCTGTGTGCATTCTACTCAAATTTCAATAATCTGTGTTTAGAAGTCAATACGTGGAAGGTGGTTTTGTGGGtgagtaaatatttttatctggtTTTGGgtaatgcatgtatatatgttccCAATATGACAGAATCAGAGTAACAactaatgctacatacagtcgtggagtaTGCAAATATCGcacagttattttaaaaaagagtgaggtttactattaaaaagttaatttcttttcatatacgGCACTTGCGTGCTTACGACTATAGCTATCATTTTtcggttaattaattaattaaatactctaataaatcaatttattatgatttgggtttttgcttaattattttctttacgTATACATCTGATGCAGATCAACTCACCAAAGTATTCAAGGGTTTTCACTCTACGTTTTACCATGCGTTTTATGATATTCATTCAGCAGATACCATACGTACTCTTTTTTATTGGTGCAGGCAAATGAAAATGTAAACTTTGGTTaaaattatatgatatatttttgtCTTTGCCATTCAAGAGAGATTCTCATGTTTGATTATCTATCtattacttaaaataataataaaattttatttttttaataataatttttttttctaatatttttatattttgcgattatacaaattatatattaattaataacttaatttttaagtgagagaaagcgagagaaagtgagtgtattttttttaatgtaaaagtATCACCTTTACCTTTTAGCTTTGCTCAATCCAGGAATTTTAATGTAAAAGTAAGATGTTAACCAATGCTAGTTTTTGTAgtagtgtattttttattttttgagtaatattacatTT is a window from the Carya illinoinensis cultivar Pawnee chromosome 14, C.illinoinensisPawnee_v1, whole genome shotgun sequence genome containing:
- the LOC122295107 gene encoding formin-like protein 8, whose amino-acid sequence is MDKEINQEIPSLLPNNNTTATNKEDSPIRKPFAAAAAAASNDRLKRDEWSEGAVSTLLEAYEAKWVLRNRAKLKGHDWEDVARHVSSRANCTKSPKTQTQCKNKIESMKKRYRSESSSTADASSWPLYPRLDLLLRGSGPLQAPPPPPPPPPPPPPPPPPPHPPPPNAPLMLLEPSPAAVQPPPPPPPPPSQLGAAQNSHGSNGIDRAVKEDEAGTKLSDQVSDKNRMETDSSTPALYSDKDKTRSKRMKTKMEKKKKRRKEEMEIAESIRWLAEVVVRSEQGRMETMREIERMRVEAEAKRGEMDLKRTEILANTQLEIARLFAGIGKGVDSSLRIGRS
- the LOC122294614 gene encoding thioredoxin-like protein CITRX, chloroplastic; its protein translation is MQYCFFREIETSPILSWHYPSPLHFSLPHSALRTHRQNSLFSITSTTKNTPFSLSTLPRKLLCQPPHGKYVREDDLAKKLSADEVQELVKGERNVPLIIDFYATWCGPCILMAQVLEMLAVEYENDALIVKVDTDDVFEFARDMQVRGLPTLFFICPDSNKDAIRTEGLIPIQMMRDIIDNEM